One window of Hypanus sabinus isolate sHypSab1 chromosome 10, sHypSab1.hap1, whole genome shotgun sequence genomic DNA carries:
- the mchr2a gene encoding melanin-concentrating hormone receptor 2, whose amino-acid sequence MNGSQTLRWAWNNGSEWINTSESILYDYQLINVFETILLPSFISILCSTGFFGNIFILFTIIRSARRTIPDIYICNLAVADLVHVIGMPFLIHQWARGGEWVLGSTACTVISSLDSCNQVASCAIMTAMSLDRYLALVHPFSLASFRTRSKSIKINVSLWAVSLVLVLPSWMHTKVIQFQDGLESCAFDLTSPQDILWYTLYHTLTSFFVPLPLILICYILILCYTWDIYQENKRNGRYDVTIPRARLKRLTKMVLVLVGVFVVSSAPYHVLQLVNLKIAQPTTMYFIIYYTSICLSYASSSLNPLLYVLLSGNFQRRLTHCTKARMRVTEREIINIESIIKSNY is encoded by the exons ATGAATGGGTCCCAAACATTGCGCTGGGCTTggaataatggatctgaatgGATAAACACGTCTGAGAGCATTCTATATGACTATCAACTGATCAATGTATTTGaaaccattctccttccttcattCATTAGCATTCTCTGTTCAACAGGATTCTTCGGAAATATTTTCATCTTATTTACAATCATCAG GTCTGCGAGGAGGACCATCCCAGATATTTATATTTGTAACTTGGCAGTGGCAGATTTGGTCCATGTGATTGGAATGCCATTCCTCATCCATCAGTGGGCACGAGGAGGAGAGTGGGTGCTCGGCAGTACTGCCTGCACCGTTATCTCCTCGCTGGACAGTTGCAACCAAGTTGCATCTTGTGCAATTATGACAGCCATGAGCCTGGACAG GTACCTGGCTCTTGTTCATCCATTCAGTTTGGCAAGTTTCAGAACCAGGTCAAAAAGCATTAAAATCAACGTGAGCCTTTGGGCAGTTTCCCTCGTACTGGTTCTTCCATCCTGGATGCACACAAAAGTCATTCAATTTCAGGATGGCCTGGAAAGCTGTGCTTTTGATCTAACTTCACCCCAGGACATACTTTG GTATACGTTGTATCACACCTTAACTTCCTTCTTTGTTCCTTTACCACTGATACTCATTTGTTACATCTTGATTCTGTGTTACAcatgggacatttatcaggaaaaCAAGAGGAATGGAAG ATATGACGTAACTATACCCAGAGCACGGCTGAAGCGACTAACCAAAATGGTCCTGGTTCTGGTGGGCGTGTTTGTGGTGAGTTCAGCACCGTACCATGTGTTACAGCTGGTTAATCTCAAAATCGCTCAGCCGACCACCATGTACTTCATCATCTATTATACCTCCATCTGTCTCAGCTATGCCAGCAGCAGCCTTAACCCACTTCTCTATGTGCTGCTCAGTGGTAACTTCCAGCGGAGGCTGACACACTGCACCAAGGCCCGAATGAGGGTAACTGAGCGTGAAATTATTAACATAGAAAGCATAATAAAGTCAAATTACTAA